The sequence TGGTTGTTTGTTGATTTTGATCATTCTCTTCTTTGCtttgtataaaaaaatccaaaaacacataaaaagaataaaatccaaaaagtttgattgaCGGTGTTGTTGATTGTCACATGCATGTTTAGCCTTGTACCTCCGTACTAATGACTTTGTGCATTAATGAGCTTAGCTTGTTCTCTATTCACTTGTATCTTTGTAGGAAacatcttgacatctatgtgattgttgtaaatagatcatCAAACTTGTTataaatgattagtcaatagtttGTTGATCTTGAGACATGCGTAGACTTATGCCTATATCTcttcccactctttttttttttttttttttttttttttttgcttaaaagctCAACCAATGTTAATTTTTGAAAAGAGATAATAAGCTGAAAAAGTCGTCGCACaaactagtatttgactaggaaaaagggaaagcgacatgtatttaaaatgtatggtgccaaaAGCCAAAGGCCTactcatcaaattgaaatatcaaaaatttcaggcattgatctcaaaaagagatgtaAAGATCAAAATGTTCAAATgttttcaaagaaaagaaaccaaatgaaaagcttctaACTCAATGTAATCAAGTTTATATGGGAGGTTATATATGTTCACATTTCTACAATTGAGATAGGTCACTCTACTTAGtgctagttgtgtatgacttggtTAAATCGATCATTGAAacttcacattagactaaggactatctcatAATTGATGCCCACCCACATCACACATGTCTACTAAGTGCTAGTTATGTATAACTTGGTTAAATCGATCATTGAAacttcacattagactaaggactatctcatAATTGATACCTACCCACATCACACATGTCTATGTTCAATGATTgtcttattcatttgtgtgattgtacttgattaaatgtgatGTACATGCTCAAGCATCTATTGATCAAattcaaaaagatttttgagtgttttagtggtttttggaaagtattttgatttgaaaatttttcacaaaaatctaaaaatttgcAACTCTACATTTTCGTGACTTACTTGCGAGTCATGCTCAAGTCGCGAGCTCAGCTACGAAAATCCCCAAGATTtgttttgcaaaattttgaaaacctgAGGGGTTCGCGACTCACTCGCGAGTGATCTACTTAGTCGCGAAAAagacttagaaatttttttgaatttttcagaaaatttgattttttcagtTTTCCATCCCGAGGCATTCACGACTCACTTGCGACTGTAAGTCCTAGTCACGAAaaagacttaaattttttttttcaaaatctgggTTTAAGGGTTTTTGGCAACTCACTTGGTGACTCATTCTCGAGTCAGTTGAGTCACGAAAAATGCGTATTttgcaaaaataatattaaaaatcacactttttcaaaacttttcacTTTCCTCGCATAAAGTGTTTGTCCCTTTGTCTTCTCCGCCTCTTCTTCTCTCAAAACCACATTTTTCACTCCAAAACCCTCTATTATTctcttcaatcttcactccaaatCCAAGTAAAGGTATAATACAAGAAAGTTACAATTTCTTTAGCTTTGATCGCCAAGTCAAAATACCAAACTCGAGATTAACTTAAAGAACACTCAGAAGTGGTAATATTAAGGTTTAGGACTTCTTTTGTGTAGTACTGCACAAGCTCTCCTAAAACTTCCTTTTGATTGACTCTTATGTGCCCTTATGTATGTTTGCATCGGGGCATAAATTCCCCTAAATTAGCCGACTTAATGGGCTTGTTGAGAATTAggattctcgatcaatcgatCAAGACGAAGTCAAGAAATTCGAGATTGCCTTGACTTTTTgttgtcaaaaaattttaaacacagAATTGACAAAGAATAATTGGATATGTAAGAACTTTACTAataattttacctttaaaaaatcctaattaataatgtaaaacaaaaatactCCTTCCGTCCCAGTATGTTTGTCTTCAATTCCATTTTGGGGtatcccaaaatattgtcttaaactaaaaataaaagtcattaatttactaatattcctattatacccctatttaattttcaaaactattttttataaatttatttaaggttagttttgaaaacttatacatttttataaagcagacaagataataaataatattcccttaaaaagtttgatttttcaaatatgACAAACAAAGTGGAATGGAGGAAGTAAAAACTAGTAGTTCATTGAACTTTTTCCTTCTACTGCGATGTAGTTTCAAATATAATCCATCATTTCTCATTTTAGTTAGTCAACGGAACTCGTCATATAtttaacaaaatacaaatataaatgaaatttgcaaaatatatcttccttaaaaatgacatagggaaataaaccaaaaatagaaaagagagaagagaattCCTGCAAAAACTGAGGAAACAACTAGCTCCACTTCATtgaactttttatatattttttgagaatttcaacctatggtaacttaaaatagagagaatctattaattaactattataatttcatttttacatcattaaaataattttaaatgatacAAATTTAGAGTTGTAATACTTAATATGACTATAGGAGTAATGaaatgaatttaaattatgtaacaTAGATAGAGGAAAATCTATCGCTGATTGAGTTAATTATTGCTCatgatatattaaatttatcttccttttaataaaattacaagtttctcattaaaaaaaaagaaaaaaaaagaaagaaaaagtagtgAAACAGAAATGATGCTTAATTTGCTCCCAGAAAACTAGCCTTAATTTCCTCAGCAAGCTTGTCCCCAATGCAAAAGCGCGTCAACTATGTCATCATAACAACCTTGACAAAGTCTTAACATGTCAGAACTTAGAAGTCCAAATAAATTTCTAACAACAGTAAAATTGGAAAACCAACAGTACAGCACATCATTGATCATCCTCAATAAACAAGCATAGCTTATTTTGGCCGGCaatattagtgtttttttttctattgggTTGTTTATTTATAATAGTAAGGCAAGCACGTTCAATTTCAGGCTGTCATGATGTGAGGAGCAAATATAGTTCAAAGTCACAAGCTTTTGGGGGAAACaatagaaaacaaacaaaataaatgaggCTGTGGAAAAAGGCAGCCGGAGCTTTGAAAGATAGGAATAGCATATTGATCGCAAGCATATCAAGGAAGTCAGCATATCGTAACCCTGATCTTGAAGCAGTGATCATCAAGGCCACAAGCCATGATGAATCCTACCTTGATTACAAGAACTCTCAAAGGGTCTTTCAATGGGTACGTACCTCTCCTATTTATGTGAAACCTTTAATGTGGGGGTTATCTACGCGTATGGAAAAGACTCGGAATTGGGTTGTGGCCTTGAAGGGTTTAATGCTCATGCATGGCATTTTCCACTGCAAAACCCCAGGCGTACAAATGATTGGCAggttaccatttgatctatcaAGTTTCTCTGATGCTCATTCAAAACAAGACAAGGCAGTGGCTTACAATGTTTTCATTCGtgcttattttctatttctggACCAAAAGTCTGCTTTCTTAGCGGCAGAGATGAAGGTACAAAGAGTACTACGTTCGAAACAAATGGAGGAACCGCTGGTGGATGAGCTTACAAGGTTACAGAAATGGCAATCTTTGCTTGACatgctgcttcaaatcaagcCACCGGCTGAGACTACGATTGTTACTCTCATTCTTGAAGCTATGGAATGTGCAATCGTGGAGATATACGATGTTTACAGCAAGTTTTGCAGTGGGATGGCGCATGCTTTGTTAAGGATATACGAGGATGGCGGGAAGGTTGAAGCGTCAATGGCGCTTAGAATTCTTCAAAAGGCAAGAGAGCAAAGTGGAGAACTCACTcggcattttgaattttgcaAGTACATTGGTGTTCTTAATGCTACCGAGTTCCCAAAGGTTGAGCAAGTCCCGGAAGAAGATATTAAagatcttgagagaataatcaATGGGGTTCCCAAGAGGAAGAGCATAGATGGAATGGTCATGCCACAGGAGGACAAGGCCATTGTGGTGAAAGGAAATGGTGAAATTGTTGAACACAGGGAGTCAAAGAGACTTTTGAGGACAATAATTACGGATAAATGGGAGGTTTTTGAAGACAATTTAATGTCTGATTGGGGAGGAAGTTCCTCTGATGTTAGAAGCACTACCACTACAGCCTCTTCAAATGCATTAGTAACGTTTGTACCTGCTTCTTCTAATCAAGACATTCctgatttaattaatttctagAACTTGATATCATGAGATCTGCTTTCCCTTTCAGGATAAATGAGATTTGTCaatatttgatcattttttcaTTATCGTGGAAAAAGAATTTCGTCAAACTTTTcggtttttcctttttaaaaaaaaaaaattaagttgtttCATATCATTATTATCATAGCAATGCTACATGGATATCTACATGTTCAACTTTAGAGTCTCTATCTTGATGTAAACATtgttttcaaggaaaaaatgaCATAACTGATGTTTTTTGTGTCTCATTCTAAAACCATAATGCCTTTACATATTGTACAGAGTGACATTTGGGGCCCTGCTTTTATTATGTCTTTGAATGGTATTTAGTactgttagagatatattagctcaTTAGTATTGTTACACTATTTTAAATATGTTAGTATGGATACGGAAGCGGAAACATAAAGTAAAAACACAATAACATATGAGAGTTATGGAGGCAAGTACACCaatatagattttcaaaatttgtgttcttTCACCAATACACTCATCTCACACCAACCAGCAAAATGGAATGGCTAAAAAGAAACATTGACATATTGTGGATAGTGCACATAGACACTTATCTCTCAATCATCGTCCTTACACCTTCATCTTTGGCACTATGCCTTTTTAACAGTTTGTTTTCCTCGTAAATCATCTATCTTCTCTTAGTCAGTGGCAAAAGTTATATGGCACTATATATCCCCAATTATCTTACCTTTAAGTCTTTTGGGTGCACATTTTTTCGATTCCTTATCCTAGTCACAAACTTCATCTTCATTCAACTGATAGTGTGTTACTTGGTTACCAATGTTTTGATTTCCAATCTAATCGTTTTTATGCTTCACGGAATACGTTGTATTTGATGAAACCACTTTTCCCTTTAAATAACCATCAACAGCTTAGCTCGACTTTGTTGCATCACTTGCAGACTCATCCATAATTATCTTTTACACAATAACTAGGTATGTTCCTTCTACAATTGAATTGACAATAAAATTCTTGAGGTTCTTTTTCCGTCAGTGTAATTATGCTTTCACCGATGTTGATTGGGATGGGGATCCTTCTGATTGTAGCTCCACTACTGATTTCGTTATTTTCCTTGGACACAATCCTATTATCTAGATGTCCAAGAAACAGAGTATTGTATCATGATTCTCTACAAAAGCTAAATACAGCTCTTTAACAATGTGTGTTGTTGAATTGGTTTGGCTTTGCATGGTTCTCCGTGACTTGAGCTTTTGTCTCCCCTTTATCCTTACCATTTGGTGTAATTAATAATAGCAATGCATTTTTTCCtgttaaatatatattagcccattagcataagcccaagtctaattctactttgtgtgcaaacCAAGTcttctacttgtactagaagtctattagtttagggtttaatctactatatatacacatgttatggttcattgtaacacaggatttgtactacattctaatatattattgatgtagctcTTTAGGGTTTCTTCCGTAGATGTAAGCTGTTAGGCTGAACCACCCTCGAGTGTTAACCACATAACCATACTTTATGTTTTCGCTTCCGCATCTgtactagcatattcaacatgagtatcaatgctaatatttaacatggtatcagagctaagTTCCTGTGGTCATGGTTCTCTATCCTTAtggtgtattaagagcaatctttgtctcCTCGGTATTTCTTTGCTACATTCATCTTCTTTGGCTTTCCACTGCTACTATCAAAACTCTCTGGTATAGTCATGCCACCgttagaagtcgcatcaacactgcAAAACCATTGCCTTTTTCAAACCACCGTCACAGAgtcaaacttcattcaagggatcttctcaACCCCAATTtaatctcaagatttcatcaagtttccatcttgaatttgagagggggtgttagaTATATATTAGCTCATTAGCATAAGCTCAAACCTAATTCTACTTTatgtgcaagccaagtctcttacttgtactacacgtctattagtttaggatttagtctattatatatacacatgttatggttcattataACACaagatttgtactacactctaatatattattgatgtaaccCTGTAGGATTTCCTCCGTGGATATAAGTCATTAGGCTAAATCACATAACCCTCGTGTGTTAACTACATAACCATAATTTATGTTTTCGCTTTCGCATCTGTATCCGTACTaccatattcaacatggtgtattaATGCTAAAATTTAACATTTCTTGCTTCAAAATCGGTCTTTCATGTCCATACTAAGAACATTGAAGTGGACTTCAACTTTAATAGAGAACGGGTTGTTTGAAAGGACATATAGCTCCAGTTCATCTCCACAAAAGACTAGCTAGCACACTAAACAAGTGTCTAGCTTCGTCTGGATTTCTTCGACTTTGATACAAGCTCATGCTTTCTCCACGAACCATTACAGGAGGATGTTAGATTATTTGCAGTAGTTACTTAAAGTTTGGTTAATTGTCACATTCTAGTACTTaagtttcaatattttttttatttggtctgTAAGTTCATATTTATTGTCAAATGTGGTCATTTCGTAACTTTCGTCCATTCTGTTTACAAAATTGGCCTGAAACCTCTTTAAAATgacataatttcaaaattttcctaatatattattcaaaaaaaatttacatacatttctaataaatgaaaaataattttttaatgaaatctctctctctctctctctctctctctctctctcaaataccCTAAGAAAATGTCTGCTACCAGTtgaatttttctctctttgtcaCAAATTGCCCTTTAAGGCTCGTTGAAACCTATCTTGATTTGCCACAATCCATTACGAGTCACTGATTGTTTCTGCTTGGGTTTACTCAATGTTTGCTAGTATTTGTTTGGCAATTTTGCTTATTGTTGGGGGGTCAAAATTTTTCTCCGTACAGCCACTTTAAAAATAGGCTCGCAAGACGTGATGCCAAATGCTATATGAAAGCTCAAATAGTGTAAAACATCAttgcttgtttagacccctaattttaaattacggTTTAATTGCTTTAAATTTACTCAACTAAGTGTGGAATAAGAGCAATCAAGACGCAATTAATTGGGAGTGCTTCCTAGTGCAAAAGCATACATAATCAACAATTGAATGTAAAGCacaaagagtaagggaagagagatgcaaacacaagataacatggtgatgtgttatcgaagaagaaaccGAAAAActtggtgaaaaacctctctgcaaccctccaagtcgaaacgatccactagtgaataagtggGAGTACAAAGATAACAAAAAAAcctctaagcctaatctacccaaagtACTTGAGCCATCCAAGCTCtagctaccaacggacttctcggaATCCTGTCTTCGCTGATTTTATCTAGATCCCACAATACCGCCCATTGCACTGTCAAGCCTCACTATCTTCTTTTGGCAAATACCTaatgcttcccaagctccaaaacactctttaTACTCCGaataggtgtgggttgtgtttgagtgcaaatttcctctcaaggtATAATAATGGGAGAGGAAAGGAGAAATGACTATGTACCTCGAAAAAAGTGTCTCTCGAAAAAGAGATTCGGGTAccttttagggcacctctctttttgggtaaggggTGTATAGTCGCCATTTATTTtctatacaaaaaataattaaaaatacaatacatgactgaattgctTCGTTTCATtgattgcataaaaaaaatacaaagttgaGAACTTGCactttacatggctttgggtcttagttacaatctaccaaatataCACGACTTTTGTCTAAGTTACAATctagccaaaataaaaacaaagataaagctAGATCTACTTAACCAAAGACCTAAATTTGGAGGTTAGGTTACAGAATGTGAagatgttaggcacccattctgcccagacagagtctggtcttttagactcttgtgaccaatgtaccattttatgcatgacatgaatgatatgttatatacatgtgaaacaaaaattaaatcacaaaaatttattatgaatgaaGTCTCTTCTCTTGAAAAGAATTATATCTGTTTTGGTTggtaaaaaattgattttgatttgtcaaaataccAGATCTGTTTTGTAGTATGTAgaaaaaaagtggtttttgaagatgaaaattcagatctgttttgtgatgataaaaaatgatattttttttattaaaaaaaaaaaaatcagatctgctttttatgttgtaaaagaatgaaaaagattttttaagaagagagtttcacgcataatttaaatttatgcaacatgaaacaaataaaacaaggtttttatcttttcctttatttgaaAGATCtgcatatattaaaaattcagatttgtatcATGAGagagatacaaatcagttttgatttgacaaaaatttaaatatgcatctaaggaagatgcagactcctttttattttgaagaaaaatttagaactacatctaagaaagatgcagattcgttttattttaagaaaaattcagatctgcatctaagaaagatgcagatccattttattttataaataaataaataaaaagttgacCACATGCagatctttaaaattaaaaaacagattatatcaacaataaagaaaTCAAGAACATATTTTCATGAACTAAATTAATCATGGTAAAATATGAATAtctaaaacaattaaacatgcatcatcatgataaagaaaagcataaaagcaaaagggttagagaacaacctcttgcatgagcacactTCATTCCTgaaaggatgttttagggttcaaagaaatttgtttaattctctttgaaacctaaaaaccctaatttaggcAGGAACACTTAAAGAATGGGTCAGAAAATATGGGTGATTTGAGAGCCTAAAATGTATGCCTCTCACAGCGTAGCAAAAAGGTGCTGAATTATGAAGTTCAGTCTCTATCTATAGAGGTTTAATgactctaaaaaataggtacGGACGATTAGGGTTTGAATCCGGACGCATCCTTTTACGAAAAGGTCAAAAAGGGTGTGCCTTATCGTTACCCAAAGGCCGTTAGACCAAAGCCCAACCAAGTGCAATTCGGCACTTTCAAAGTGCCGTTTGGCACTTCAAAAGTATAGGATTGGCTCTTGGAGGCTGAACGCACTTTCGTGTTCGAGTGCCatttggattgattttttagggtttttttaccAATCCTTGTATCTAGACAAGTTTTCATCCTCCGTCcatgattttcttttatctattttctagataattcaggctttttaagagcaattatcttgaacaattatcttgtggataaatcccttgaaataaatcttgatagagtttagattatccacaatttcattgttatccaatcgtcccttttattcctatgcatgcatccTTATCTTAAACACTAACTATCAACcaatcataaaattatttaattaattttaattgttcaaccaatcaaaattaatttaaattaattgtgtgtGGTCGATTcctcctagacacaatgcatatggaccgtACAAACTTGATCATGTAATAACTTTCAATCCGATGGTCCGATTTAGAAACCAGACCCACCGTTGCGATctttagaatctcaagatcatttttattatatgcaatgaatgaattgatgTATGCAATGCAAGaaacaaattaatgcatgtgaTGCAATAACAagttgatgcatgtaatgcgaTCATGATTTTTgaggtacatggatggtcattcaaGTCATTCttcttgattaaatcatgggtgcaaaatcgagtgtctacagaatgcccctcattgacaaAGCTTGGAAAGAGAATgccaatgtaaaacaaagacatgGATTTTAGCGACCATGATTTAACTGAGGTTGGATTTTCAATGATTATCTAGCTCTCGAACCTAAAACCTTGGAACACAAAACTAGCcttatcttttgacaaaaaaaagaagatgaaaataCTGGACTTAGCTAGTAGTTGATGACTCTAGACATGATTCTTGGCAATTGGGGTGACCAAAGGACTTTTCTATCCTGATCTTAAAAAATGGAGTTGTTTGGGATGACAATCAAAGGTGCTCTTCTACTTTGATCTTGAATGGGATGACGATCATAGGTCCTCTTCTATCTGGAATGGGATGGAATTTcgatcaaaggtcctcctcCACTTCGATCTAGAATTGAATGACAATCAAAGGTGCTCTTCTACTTTGATCTAGaattgttgaaatgtcgatcaaaggtcctcctctACGTCGATCTAGAATGGGATGGTGATCAAAGGTCCTCCTTTACTTCGATCTAGAATGGGATGGCGAtcaaaggtcctcttctactttaATCTAGAATGGGATGGCGATCAAAGATCCTCCTCTACTTCGATCTAGTATGGGATGGCGATTAAAGGTTCTCTTCTACTTTAATCTGGAATTGAATAATGATCAAAGGTTctcttctactttgatctggaatTGTTGAAATATCAATCAAAGGTCCTCCTCTACTTTAATCTGGAATTGAATGATGATtaaaggtcctcttctactttaATCTGGAATTGAATGACGATTAAAGGTCAtcttctactttgatctggaatTGAATGACGATCAAAGGCCCTCTTCTACTTTGATCTtggatttgctttttttttttttaaaagtcaaaattCAAAGCACGTTTGGTACATTGTAATGATTATTACATGAGAATATGAATAAGTATTACAAGGAATACATTAAGTTGGAATGTTATAAGTATTACTAGTCATTAGTTTGGTGACCATTTAGGAATAGAATCCTGAATACGCATCCACAATTTAGTAGAGTATAAAAAGAAGGTttaattaaatcatttttaagtcaaattttctaaaatacacttattttagggtgttcaaaatagagctaataattaacaacaatgaaaatttattttctttccttttgaagaTGTGGCAACTAATggctttttaagaaaattttttaaaaagttattacaTAAGGTGAAGGAATAAATATTCAGTACTTTTGataaggaataattattcctcattttgaagaatagctattcataaggaataactattcgttgtaataaaaatataaccaaacaaTCGAATAGTTATGCCATAGGAATATCTATTACATTATAGTgtctattacagtctaccaaacgtGCCCTTAGAGTTAGACTTTAACTGATAGGTGCTTCGTGATCCCACTGCTTCTGAAATGTGTCATTTGCTCGTTCTTGATTTGAACTTTACCAAGAAAAGTTTAATTGAgaaaagaattttcttttgagaaacatttgattttttgaaacttggaagttttgaaatttttatttcaaattttgggacCTTTGgaacctagaaattttttcttgaaatccGAAacttaaaatctgaaattttgagccttagaattttgaaaattgaggcTTGGGATTTTGATCATGAAATTTgaggtttgaaaaaaaatttcgaaAACCAAAgatttgagtttaaaatttgggcattgagaatgaaaatttgggaatgaaaattttgaattgaaaacttatatttttaatagatacTTGAAAACtttggaaaaagttttttttttttggagttgacTCAGCTTTGGCTGAGTTTAAGTGTGTGGGGGCCGAAATTTTGGCCCCCCACTTCtctatctatttttttcttttttgtttcatcttTCTCTACCTCTCTTCCTCCATTGTTActattcactctctttttccccttggattttcttcttctccccatcatttcttctcacaaaaaacacttttctaaGCTTTTCAAGTTTCCCAcatccatctccatcaataTTTCTCTAGATCCTTGTATTTTGAGCATTTTCATCACACACCCATTCTGGTGAAAACCCATCTTtcaaatccatttttctttttatcaagatggcttcttcttccaaaaGACCTtgttttcttacttttcatggtAAGAAATATGATCCAACATTTGATTGGCATGAGGAGGATGGACTTCTTCAAGACCCTAGGACCCATGCTCCATATTGTCATGTAGACACCAATGtgagtttttctttggtttctttgcTTGGAAAAAATGTTGTTGCATGTTTTATTGAAAGTTTCATGATGAGGTattgtcatttagtttttttgagattttgggGCATTATGTGATTGATCATGTTTGAAAATGTTGGCTTTGGAGCAtttttgaagtgttttttttttctttcttttttttttgcaatttggaCAATGTTGGTGGCTTTTGGAATTTTGACACTGTAGGTAAATTGTGATGTTGTTGGATGAactttggtttggattttgagaGCATTgcattgtgaaaattttatgttaGGCTCTTACGAATGTGTTCATGGTGTATGTGGGAAAAGTTTATTGGTATatgtaaactttgttttatggacatggaaaaattttgtgtgtatatgCATGGATGTATTGGTAGGTATTGGCAAATTTTGTGGGTATGaagttttgaaagaattttgttgggcatgtgatgttggttcttggaaatttttatgattatgattttggccatgtgtgaatttattttatgaatgggCATGTATTTGTGGaatttgttttgctattttggaaATGTGGGaacccttttttctttcttgctatGGAAAAATTTGGTAGTTGTGTAGGGatatgtgaagaattttgattgTGGTGAAATTGTGGTGGGGCATTggcttttttttgttgtgatgtGGGC comes from Castanea sativa cultivar Marrone di Chiusa Pesio chromosome 3, ASM4071231v1 and encodes:
- the LOC142627068 gene encoding putative clathrin assembly protein At1g25240, encoding MRLWKKAAGALKDRNSILIASISRKSAYRNPDLEAVIIKATSHDESYLDYKNSQRVFQWVRTSPIYVKPLMWGLSTRMEKTRNWVVALKGLMLMHGIFHCKTPGVQMIGRLPFDLSSFSDAHSKQDKAVAYNVFIRAYFLFLDQKSAFLAAEMKVQRVLRSKQMEEPLVDELTRLQKWQSLLDMLLQIKPPAETTIVTLILEAMECAIVEIYDVYSKFCSGMAHALLRIYEDGGKVEASMALRILQKAREQSGELTRHFEFCKYIGVLNATEFPKVEQVPEEDIKDLERIINGVPKRKSIDGMVMPQEDKAIVVKGNGEIVEHRESKRLLRTIITDKWEVFEDNLMSDWGGSSSDVRSTTTTASSNALVTFVPASSNQDIPDLINF